GGCTCAGTCAGATTGTCAGCCATATACTGATTTAATACACTTTGAAAGTAAACTTCTTCGGCATATCGCCGTGCAGCTTGTTTAGCCGTAGCAAATCCGCAATGTACCGAACGCCTGATTTCCCTCATGTATTATTTAAAAAGGAAGGCAGAGAACGACTCCAAACTGCCATGTTCTATAACGTCCTCTGCAATGTGCTTTAAACTATGCACATTACAGATCAAGTGATCCCTACCGTAACAGTTTTCGTAACCTGATAAGAAGTTGTTCACATGAACCCGAACACTGTTCGCGAATATGGTGTGCAACTTAGGGTGTGATAATAAATGTACTGACAAGGACAGGCACTGGAAGTTTCTGTAAATTGCTGATGGTAACCTATCATGAAGAACTACAGTACCTAAGTATGATAAAAACAACCGACATTCAGTTGTTTTCCATACAGAAACTTCATATAATGAACGACATTTCATTTGAAAGTCGCATGTAGTATGATTTGTACATAATTCTAATGCTAAACTGATGAACGAGAAAATAGATTGGTCCATTCCATTAAGTCGATTAACGGCTAGATCCTTCCATAAGGAAATCAGTTTTTAGTAAAACCTACATACATCATATGCATCGGTTCCGATGGAAAGTATGTTATCACATCTAGTGGTAGACTTTCGAATGCACTACAACCACGATGATGGGTAGATTGTGACCCACAACGAAAACTTACATCACTTCTCAACTGGTGTTCACCATTGGGTAAAGTCACTCGACAACCCATTCATGTCCCTAAAGCATGACATTTGTCACAGCCAGCGGTACCGTTGTGTCCAACAACATTCCTGACGTAACTGCGAGCTGGAGTGTCACAAATAACAGCAACTAATTTAACTGTAAAATGTACCTGACACATATTTACATAAATGCCTACTGTCAGCaactcatttaactcagttataAGTGCTGCGGACATGTAGATGAAATCAGATGGTTTTACTTCACCACCATAGATGACAACTATGAATACAATACTAACTAATGCACCTATTATGTGACCTAAGATCGGCCACAGCTGTTGGTTAGAGCTTATGAACCAACTCAGACCATCGTAGTTCAATTGCAGCTTCGTTCCTGTGAAcctaggttgtcttagtagaatagttaatacagcataaaattgaaaacatgagtctgagtggtgagcgtaggaagacaatctatatcacagattgattgacttgttCTCAaacataaagagcctgatacaaacaaaatgttctgcctcacaaacatgggtggattgaagtcatcgccctcaccatcaatgcttgctggtcagtaactctaCCCTCCCTCTTtgtgtgatgttaggctcatttaagcttatttttgaatatatgtcatacctcacacaatcctctgtgtttcgcatcctgttggaaaacactatttctataagtaccattttataagcttatcaggcagttacaagttatGGACTGTGAGTAAGGCATCGATGCAATGCTTTAATTGACTACGGCACAAAATATAGTTcgccaatcagagtataagcattaagaaaggtACAATGTAGGATGGTTGTTTATTAAAGCAGGCGGAAAAGTATAGGAGTATATGAGTTGTagataaggtaacgagtggctaaataatattaattgctagtcaacgTAGTGTACAAAAGAGTAAAaagctaataaataataaacaggaagaaactcacactaacttggtgctgatgttattttgtgttgtcctaaccagttgatgggtaacaggctccatagatgcaagaccatTGGTAGTAGGCAGTCGATTGTGTGGTCTTCTTGACTTTTAGGATGGTAGTGAGTTTCTCTTAGCGACTgagtttagttgaacagtatcgataggtccagtgagttacctgtctacttcaagcgAAGAAATAGAGTGGAAAAAGCAACTAATACAAGTGCAAAGtgggaaaaataaggcaattcGGTCTATAAATGTAGAGAGCCTATAATGTCTGAGTTGGACGCAGATGTGTTCGTTTGTGTTAGTTCTgtgcaagtgagggcttgatctAGCAGTTTTACAAATGTATGTAATCCATCTGCCATTTGTATTTCagagggaagactgttccatgttattgcatacttgatgaggaagaagttttcccgagttttttATCTGTATTTCTCATCTTTGACGGTAGATAATTTGTTCCGAAGTTCGCACTCATGTGAATATCGGGCAAAACCATGTTTCATGTTGTATAAGTAAGGTTTTTGTGCAGCTTGAAGTAGAGAACCAAATTACACCTAAGGCTTCTCTCCCAAAGGGTTGCTATTCCTAATATATGGCATCGGAAACTGTAGTCAACGACCGACTCATTCTTAAGTATTTTGAGGGtgaagtctcgttgtattccttccacctttagtatatcagGCATATGTTtgaaaataagaacgagcagtaCTCAACGATACGTCTCACACAACCTTtataaagaaggattttagattcGTTTTGATGGAAATTACGGATAATGAAGCCAATCGATTTTCGCATTTTAgatgctttggctgagatgtgttcaaaaaaattaagactgtgtgagtaatgtacCCCTAGATCAGTTACTGATGCTAGTCTGGGCAGTGTGTGGTTGTTaagtgttagttttattttaagagaCGTGTCTCCTAAACATAACCAGCCGCAGTTTCAAAAATGTATGTAATCCATCTGCTATTCGTATTTCAGAGGGAAGACTGTTCCGTATTATTACATACTtgatgaggaagaagttttcctGAGTTTTCGGTCTGTATCATCTAttgaattttgaaaatttgagtTTTGATCACCACATTggagaaaataattatttatgccAGATACTACCTAGGTGGGAACAATTAAAAGATAGTCTCGAATTGAACGGGCGGCTTAATATATGAGCTTCGATATGGAGTTGAGCTGTATGTTTAAAGTTTGAGGTTTGTGAGGAAGCTGTCCCGTTTTCTAAAGGTAGTGTTAAAGTATGTGCAAAGGTTGCAGGGTATATAGGATATCATACTAACTATGACGTTTGGTTGATAAGTTATTCAGCAATCCGAATGGTAAATCACCACATTATGTTAAGGATTCTCTGGATGCAATCagtgtatttgtaaaatttagCAAGGAAAGTACGATGTTGAAATGCCAACTGGCTTTTTTTCGTCAAAATTATTATAGCTCGTTTTTATTGTCAGAAATTCTTTAGAGCCATGTTTGGATCCATATTCAGATTAATTGTTTAGACTTGCTTGCAATAGGTTTTCTCgttaggaagtgaaaccaattcaggGTCGCAAACACGAACCGAAAAGCTATTTGACGTAAAAAATTGACATCAATACCACTGATCCACGACATCGTACGTGactataattaaataaaataatctgtCCTACTCACATTGGTGGGTTAAGGCTATCGTCCCACCATCACGTTTGCCGATCATTAACACCACTCTCCCTCTTTTTGTGATGTTGGACTCTCTTAAAGTAGTggtatatatgaaaatttttttcCTTATAAGCTTTATATCACACACCTCGGAATATACTGTCACTACTAGtttctttttacaaaaaaatcagACAGCTGTAGCTTTTATATTGCGGGTTAAACATCTCTTTAGTATTTTGCACTGCTATCAAGTTAACTGACGGCATAAATTATAAGATAGAATCTTTGGCGCTGCTTCTGAAGGTTGTACCTTTTTTCACGTGGTTATATTTTGTCTCCTATTAGTTTTTCCCTTTGGTTTAACAACATTTATTAGCGAAAAATACCTCATTTCTGACAGGGTTTTATTATTTTGACACCTCATCTCATAATTCAAAGTCGTACATTAAGTTCGCTATTTTTCATGCTGTCTATCTCCAGTAATTAACGTTAATGTATTAGCTCTTAACAAACTTGCACCAAGGCAAGTGATATTTGGCATAGTTTATCGTAGAATCTTCGATAGTACAAACTTCATACGATTCCAAAAGGGTGTTTGAATGCTTTTCATGACTCAGGTTACAATAACTACTTGACATTCCGAAGTATTAAGTTTGAGAGCATTAATAATAGACCATCGTACAATGTTTACTACGGAAAGACCGGTGTACATGCATAAAAACCGTTCACATACCTAACAGAAGTGCCCTTTGCAGAGGGTGGCAGATCACGCAGAGTAGAGGAAAAAGTAGGAGGGGAAAGAACAGTACCTTATGGTACACCCGCTTAAGCTAGTAATGAAGTAAAATATTTCCCTCCAAATACAGTATACTGTTCTCTTCCAGAGAAGTAAGAACgcagccagttggttatccagttCTCAGTTTTAACGTTGGCGACCTTGCTTGGTGCTAGTGGTATTGAAACAGAATTGAAAGTGACAGTAGTCTCGAAATGCACATCGAATATAATTCCCACCCTTTACGAGGCTAAACACTATGGTGTAATGCAAAACCAACAGCAGTATCTAGGGTACTTCTTTCACATGTATAAACAAACTTATATGAGTCGGTAGGCTCATCCAGTTCAAGCCAAAGTGTGAGTAGTAGTTTCTCCATCGTCCTGAGGAAAGGTAAATTTATTATCACGGTTTTAAACTTTGGATCTCTATCATCAGATACGTTCTCGGGTATTgggattattttcattatcccCATCGTAAGTACAAAATTAGTAAAAGACGATTCCTTAAAGGTGCTCGTAAATGGGTGAGAGAGAATATAAACACATTTTAAAAGGTTTAGGGTTTCGCTAGGTCCTGAACATTGCGAAGGGTTAATTGAAATCTTAGAACATGAGTTTCAATGAAACTTGCTACTTTCCCTCAAAATTGGAGAAACAGGACAAAACATCAGATGTTTGACGCGTAAAAGACTTATTCAAACCATAAACAGTAGGCTAAATGCCATCATTAATGCAGTCGTTACCTGTAAGTTCCCAAATATCTGAAGGGTTTTCACAGGTCCCTGAGCATAATCACATTCAGATTTCTGGTTTCTTGGCTTAGACTTTTCAGTCTTCAAACTTCAGCAGTTTTTCTTGTTCAGCCATTCCTCACTCAAGGGTTTTCTACTGATCTAAGCAATCTAGCTGAGAATTGGACATTATAGGTTACCACAAACTCCCAATTCTGTTGTGTACCCTAACCTCCATCAAAGGATTCGCGTTGTGACATTAGTATACTCCATGTAGTGTTTCACTGTTTAACACTTTTGTGTACTGCTAGTGAGCTGTGCTCGTATTACTTTATTTACTTTTTCCGATCAAAGTCACTTCGATCATATCCGATTTCTTCTTAATGAAGCACTCATACTGTAAGTAATTATGCTCAAACTATTCCATCCCTTTTAGTGCTGTGCCCTGACTTAGGTGGTTTAATTGCAGTTTTCAATGTCGTCTTGGCAACACCATTCATCCCTTTTTCTTTTGTGCCTATGTAGAATACCGGGCCCATGATGCCTATGATGGTTCAAGCGCCAACAAACCAACCTCCCGAAGAGCCTGAAGAACAACAAGCGCCTACGAAAACTGCATTTTCAGTCAAGCTAGTGAAATTTGATGCAGCAAAAAAATCCAACTTATTAAAGAGATCAAACAAGTTATTCCAGAGATGAATCTTGTACAAGCTAAAAAGTTCGTAGAAGTAAGTCCAAGTTAGCAGCACAGCAGTTGTTTAATTTTCGACACCTTATGGTGTTTATCAGTCCGTCTGCCTGCTTCTTTACGTCAGTACAACGGTAAGAAGTGAGTGTAAAGTGTACATAAAATTAAGGACAGTAGCAAAAAGCTGTATAAAAAGCAAAAAGGACAAGAGAAATCGGGGAAGAGCAGCTTGGAATGTTGTTTAGGGCTTGCATGTAGTTATAGTGAATGTATGTGTAGCCAACTTTTAATCATATCATCTACAGTCCCCGATACATGGGTGATAGCTAGTGAATCGCGCAGGGATGATGTAACTAGGCATGCGTAGCACATGCCTCAACTACCTTGTCATTCGACTAGGCACTTTTATTTAGTTACTTTATTCTGTAGAAAAGCGCACATTTACATTGTGTCAAGTATTGCTATTGATAAAAAAACTAGTAACAGTTGGATGCACTAGACAACCACTCTAGATTTAAAAGTACCCACCCAcctagtttttaatattaatgcAGCTAGTCCGCTTTTCTAAATACACTCAATAGCGTGTTATATTTACACACTGCTAgcttaaaaaaattaataacctTAATTATTTCTTTTAGAGTGCACCTGCCAATATAAAGACTGACGTGAGCAAGGACGAAGCTGAGCAAATAAAGAAAGTATTGGAAGAGGTTGGAGCGTCTATTGCAATTGAATGAACAATATCATACACAGACAAAAACCAGATACTGTccaaattaaaaattaatagtGCATTGTTGTTATTAAATATTAGATACTCCTCTCAAAGCCAGGTACCCATTAACGATATGCTGAGGCAAATAACGTATTCTTTTAAACTCGGAACAAGTTGCATAATTTAGTTTTGTCAATGGATCTGTATAAGCGGTTGGTATCCCACTTAAATCAGAAACTTTCATAGGTGGACAAATGCATGGTGGTGCATTTAGATGATTGTAAAGAACAGCATCTGGTGAATAGCTAACCTGCAGttgaaaacaaatgaatattagTCTAGAAAGTAATAGATTTAATAGCGTGTGAGTTTATTTATTAGAAAGTGGGTTTCGGCGATTGTATGGATGAACGGTAATCTACATACCGCCCAAAACAGAATCACTATGAATTCATGACCTAATAATGAGTAGTTGAATACCCAAACCACCGGTGGATCGTCTTACGTAGCAATGTTTTAACAAGCTTTCGTTCCAGATTGTATTAACCGATAGAGTGTATGTTCTCCgcaacaacagaaatgaataATCGGGAGGAAAATTTTCAATGGGAGTTACCGCAACAAACAATAAATCGGGGTCGATGCATATAGTATGTTCAATCGAGTTTACATTGGTCGGGTAGGCACGCGTGTTATAAGCCAATAGTCTTACTTAGCAAATGCGAAGCATCACGGTACTCTTAAAGCTGTCACAGGAAACTGGATTTTGCCAGTGTTTGCTTCACATCACTATGTCGGTCAGAGATTAATTGCAGTAGAACCAGAGGTTGACAGACACTTGCTGATAATTTCATAATAGTTGCTTAGTCTGAAAGTTATTTTACTTACACAGGAGCAAACAGGTACAAAAACTAGCCCTCAAAACATGAGTGCACACGGATTTGGTATACTAGAACGtacttattcatttaattacacCGATTTATTGAATCGTCATATAGCGCAGTAGAGAGAAATTCTCTCATGCCCGTAATTTCATAGTTAATCAACAGGAACATCCTAAAATTAGCGTCGTTTATGTGTCAATAAATTCCCATATTTAATGTTACGCTAACTCAACAATACAAACGAGAATTTGCGACGTTACATTCAAGATTAGATAGATTAACTGTTACTAGATACTTCATAACATAGACTTCTCCAGCTTGGTTTTGATGCTTTTGCGCAACGAATAGAAGCTTAGTTCCACTACATGGTGGTTTTCAGATGAAAATGAACTGGATGGATTTATGTATAAATTGATGCAACTGTTGAGTGTTACATATGACCAACAGATAAGCGAAAGTTCTGTGTGGATTTAATAACTAATTTGCAACGATATTCCAAAGGACAACCCACCATGTGAGCACTTGACTCGGTTGATTTATCAATCTAATCTAGTTACAAACTCATGAATCTAGATAAATTAGCTAGACTACTTATACAATGTTCGCGTGTGCGGAGATGTTACACGACAAGAATTTAACCTGCTTGAAATGCATTTCTTGATAATTAAAAAGCAATACGTGGCTACAATACAATCGAATGGTTAAAAAATTTGACTTTTACAACAATACCTGCAGACAGCAGAAGTACCTAGTTTCAGTGCTATCCTTGGCCATAAATCCAGTTAATTTCGACAGGAAACAATTCTTGATTCCGACATCAGAGATATTAGTGTTTGAGCGAAAGAATAGTCCAGTGCAACGACAATAGGCTTATCAGCTTTACGGTGCGTAACAAAGTAGATATTAAGTACTGATCATACTACTTTATGTGAGAAAAACAATCCAGTACTACGGAGAGCTGATATAGTTACAACTTATTAAAACTGACAAACATTCATCTTTTATTGGTAAGCGTTTGGTTGAGATAGGTAAAAGAATTAGCTTAGATTTAACCTCTCTAATTTTATCCCGAAGTGATCTGGGGTGGTGCTTGGGTTTGTTGGAAAGTCAAACTAAGAAAAATTTAATCGTGTTTAAGAGTAGTTGATACTTGTGCTAAACATACCCTGGTAATATAGGCTTCAATGTAGCATCTAGAGTGGCGTGCCGTGCATTCCTTTTTGTTCCGTCTGCTAGTCTGACCTTTCATTTGACGTTTACAAGTTGGTGTGTGGTCACTTAATATTTAATCATGCTAAGTCGATCGAATGGTTTTGTTATTTTAAATCCATATATCTTTCATGAGAAGCAGAGATTATTTAGTGCTGGGTATTTTTATATACGATGGGAAACGCAAATTACTAACTAGAATTAGAAGTGCTAAATATAAATCTTACTTGAGATTCCGCGTTTAAGACCTGTTTGATacctttgaaatttattttctttcGCTCGAACTGTCTGGAACTATATTGTTCTGGGACTGCCATTTTGATAAAGTGAAATATCGAAAATAAGTTGGCGGTGTATCTGGAATAAGAAGAGATATCCACCTATTAAATTTTGGATGGGAATTTTAATTCGAAATAAATAGGGATCCTTATTAATTCGCAGCCAAGTTAAGCACCCAAAACGGCCAACAGTGTTCACACTAAAAACCCAAGTTTAGCGCTGATACATCCGATAATTTTAATAACCTAATGAGTTTATTGTAAATAAGGTCAAACATATCTTATTACTGTCAAACGTATATATGCCTGGCGCCCCAAAACAAGGTTAGCATTGTGAAGTATTAATAGCAGAAACAAAAAGTGCAATACGACGAAGATGCTTACTGGTAAACTAGTCCAGACCAGTGTTGCTGAATGTAAGTAGTGGGTCAACACTTTTGGTTAAATGCAGTTAAAACATCTTATCCTGGAGAACCAAAAAGATTTGATATAGATTCGCCACCTTGAAGTTTGATTGCTGAACCCAGAAGATAACTCAGTCTAAGGCAATActgtttttctttaattttataGAGTTGGCTACATATTACCTCAACTCTTACCCAAAACAAGAGCCGCTGAAAATGACTTGTCCAGATGACGTTTCCAACTTCCCATAGAACCCTCGACAGAGCAGAATTACTACAGACATGGAGTATCCgttaaaatcatttacttatttaaacatgaattattcggtttatgtgagggctgggaaactgccctggtgcccaaaccgaagcaggtagttttcttaggggactaCACTCCGGGCTTCTGACCTACAGGTCTAATGCACAAGGAAGCgcagcaacgtaaggagatgaagtcccatggtagccggtggccgacaattggttcatacgccaatcGTTCCCTCACgaccctggagcccatgtgaaccattcgtttagaatcagggttttccaattcccttaggtggatcctaCATATCCACCAGCCCGATTGAAGCACCAGAAaatcgctttttgtcctctcaatttcgtaaataacacccctgTTGTGGGAAGACAGTGAATATGACTTCctggaagtggttgtatgcacgtggccatatgagagcattttaaGAGCTGCGTCTCCCCGCTCTCGGCCgaaccagggcatttggggttaGAATCATATTGAAGCTACAATCGATGGCATGACCTAAGCTGTAATGTGTGATTGAATGTACATCTATCTAGCAACTCATTTTACACTTTAAAGTCACTGTATTAGCAACATTTATAGTTTAATAAATACCAGTTACATAAATTTTCATAATTAGCTATATTTTTATGGTACAAATTAGAGTACTGCATGCACTACACTATGACTGACCCATCAGCATAAAACTCTTCAAAACATTTTATGGAAGGATTTACACGGACCTTGTTTGCCGAAAGTTTTGTACaacctcaattgactcatacaTCAGGGAAGACCGCATAGGATAATGTATTTCGTATAATTGGAGTGGCTTGTTGACAACACCGCTGGAATAGATGTGGGTCAAACGCATAATTCCACTCCCAACTGGAAATCGATAGGTGCGATATGACATTTTCGGCATGATAGAAATTAGCAGACCACTGACTGATCACAGTATATTTTGAAGGAAGAGATCAACGGAAAATCAATCCCTAGAATTAGAGCACTTTATCAGTAACTACTAAGTGATATCCCAACCCAATCGGTTCTAACTGTATTAACTAATGCAGTCCTTTTTCTGTGCGATAGATTGTCGTTTACCGACACTACGCAAATTTTGTGCAAGTGACTAAAATTTATAACCGTCGGGAACACAACAAATAACATGTTTTGTGAACATTCGAATGTTGTTCCTGCTCTACTGTGATCACAACTAGTATCCAATAACATGGAGACCTTTCCTTAAGAACTACACACTACGCCTTGCAAGACGTTGAGTACAAGAGATTACCAAGCAGAGAAACAAATAAAGGTAAAGATTGAATGTAATTACCTA
The genomic region above belongs to Schistosoma haematobium chromosome 2, whole genome shotgun sequence and contains:
- the INO80C_1 gene encoding INO80 complex subunit C, variant 2 (EggNog:ENOG410VF10~COG:S), yielding MKGQTSRRNKKECTARHSRCYIEAYITRVSYSPDAVLYNHLNAPPCICPPMKVSDLSGIPTAYTDPLTKLNYATCSEFKRIRYLPQHIVNGYLALRGVSNI
- the INO80C_1 gene encoding INO80 complex subunit C (EggNog:ENOG410VF10~COG:S) — protein: MAVPEQYSSRQFERKKINFKGIKQVLNAESQVSYSPDAVLYNHLNAPPCICPPMKVSDLSGIPTAYTDPLTKLNYATCSEFKRIRYLPQHIVNGYLALRGVSNI